In Streptomyces puniciscabiei, a single genomic region encodes these proteins:
- a CDS encoding DMT family transporter, translating to MTPLVATAVLLAAVTHASWNAIAHRITDKLVGFSLISGGGVLIGLAIAPFAAFPAGPAWPYLLTSAVVHIAYYALLMTSFRLGDFGQAYPIARGSAPLVVTVLAAVFAHEVPGGWALAGIAVSCVGLIGVSLWGLRGSRPNWAAIGAALATGLTIAAYTVIDGLGVRAAHAPLGYIAWLMAIQGVVIPGYMYARARADTVRLLRPHAAVGLLGAALSVTAYALVLWAQTRAELAPIAALRESSIIVGAAIGAVLFKERFGAPRIAAAGLLVVGIGLMLHAG from the coding sequence GTGACCCCGCTCGTCGCGACCGCCGTCCTGCTCGCCGCGGTGACCCACGCCAGCTGGAACGCCATCGCGCACCGGATCACCGACAAGCTGGTCGGCTTCAGCCTGATATCGGGGGGCGGGGTGCTGATCGGGCTCGCGATCGCGCCGTTCGCGGCCTTCCCGGCGGGGCCCGCCTGGCCGTACCTGCTGACCTCGGCGGTCGTCCACATCGCCTACTACGCCCTGCTGATGACCTCCTTCCGGCTCGGCGACTTCGGGCAGGCGTACCCCATCGCGCGCGGCAGCGCCCCGCTCGTGGTCACCGTGCTGGCCGCCGTGTTCGCGCACGAGGTGCCCGGCGGCTGGGCGCTGGCCGGGATCGCCGTGTCCTGCGTGGGACTCATCGGCGTCAGCCTGTGGGGCCTGCGCGGCAGCCGCCCGAACTGGGCGGCGATCGGCGCGGCCCTCGCGACCGGCCTGACGATCGCCGCGTACACGGTGATCGACGGCCTGGGCGTACGCGCCGCGCACGCACCCCTCGGGTACATCGCCTGGCTCATGGCCATCCAGGGAGTCGTGATCCCGGGCTACATGTACGCACGCGCGCGTGCCGACACCGTCCGGCTGCTCCGGCCCCACGCCGCCGTCGGTCTCCTCGGCGCCGCCCTGTCCGTCACCGCCTACGCCCTGGTCCTGTGGGCCCAGACCCGCGCCGAACTCGCGCCGATCGCCGCCCTGCGCGAGTCCTCGATCATCGTCGGGGCCGCGATCGGCGCGGTCTTGTTCAAGGAGCGCTTCGGCGCCCCCAGAATCGCGGCGGCCGGGCTGCTGGTGGTGGGCATCGGGTTGATGTTGCACGCCGGGTAG
- a CDS encoding YbaK/EbsC family protein has protein sequence MTTTAATDADTSGAHPRFAEALRALGLDDVLARTRRFPEATRTAAEAAAAIGCELSQICKSLIFAADGVPVLVLMDGASRVDVQRVREELGAREVTRAGAGVVRETTGYAIGGVPPFGHRTRTRVLADRSLLAHDVVWAAAGTPHTVFPIEPKALVAHAGADLADVRERTA, from the coding sequence ATGACGACGACAGCCGCCACTGACGCCGACACATCCGGAGCCCACCCCCGTTTCGCCGAAGCCCTTCGCGCGCTCGGCCTCGACGACGTGCTCGCACGGACCAGGAGGTTCCCGGAGGCCACCCGGACCGCGGCCGAGGCCGCCGCTGCCATCGGGTGCGAGCTCAGCCAGATCTGCAAGTCGCTGATCTTCGCCGCCGACGGGGTACCGGTGCTGGTCCTCATGGACGGGGCCTCCCGCGTGGACGTGCAGCGGGTACGGGAGGAACTGGGCGCCCGCGAGGTCACCCGGGCCGGCGCGGGTGTCGTGCGCGAGACCACCGGGTACGCCATCGGCGGCGTGCCGCCCTTCGGGCACCGCACACGCACGCGGGTCCTCGCCGACCGTTCGCTGCTCGCCCACGACGTGGTCTGGGCGGCCGCCGGGACGCCGCACACCGTCTTCCCGATCGAACCGAAGGCACTGGTGGCCCACGCGGGTGCCGACCTGGCGGACGTGCGCGAGCGGACCGCGTGA
- a CDS encoding NAD(P)-dependent oxidoreductase — protein MTDKPTVSVLGTGIMGAAMARNLCRAGLEVRAWNRTRDKAEPLAADGARIAGTPAEAVEGADVVLTMLYDGNTVLDVMREAAPALRPGTVWAQCTTAGIELVTDLAAFADEHGLVFYDAPVLGTKQPAEAGQLTVLAAGPEEGRETVAPVFDAVGAKTMWTGSDGGAGSASRLKLVANSWVLAATAAAGEVLALSRALGVDPQGFFDLIEGGPLDMGYLRAKSALVLDGRLTPPSFAVATAEKDARLIVQAGERGGVRLDVAAAAAERFARAAAQGHADEDMAAAYFASFEDQAST, from the coding sequence ATGACCGACAAGCCGACCGTCAGCGTTCTGGGCACCGGCATCATGGGGGCCGCGATGGCCCGGAACCTGTGCCGTGCCGGGCTGGAGGTCCGCGCGTGGAACCGTACGCGCGACAAGGCCGAGCCACTCGCCGCCGACGGCGCGCGGATCGCCGGCACACCCGCGGAGGCCGTCGAGGGCGCCGACGTCGTCCTGACGATGCTGTACGACGGCAACACCGTCCTGGACGTCATGCGCGAGGCCGCGCCGGCGCTGCGGCCCGGCACGGTGTGGGCGCAGTGCACCACCGCCGGCATCGAGCTGGTCACCGACCTGGCCGCCTTCGCCGACGAGCACGGGCTCGTCTTCTACGACGCACCCGTCCTCGGTACGAAGCAGCCCGCCGAGGCCGGTCAGCTGACCGTGCTGGCCGCCGGGCCGGAGGAGGGCCGGGAGACGGTCGCGCCCGTCTTCGACGCGGTCGGCGCGAAGACCATGTGGACCGGGTCCGACGGCGGCGCGGGCAGCGCGAGCCGGCTGAAGCTGGTCGCCAACAGCTGGGTGCTCGCGGCCACCGCGGCGGCCGGTGAGGTCCTCGCGCTCTCCCGCGCCCTCGGCGTGGATCCGCAGGGGTTCTTCGACCTCATCGAGGGCGGCCCGCTCGACATGGGTTACCTGCGGGCGAAGTCCGCGCTGGTGCTCGACGGCAGGCTGACCCCGCCGTCGTTCGCGGTGGCCACCGCGGAGAAGGACGCCCGGCTCATCGTGCAGGCGGGTGAGCGGGGCGGCGTACGGCTCGACGTCGCCGCGGCGGCCGCCGAGCGGTTCGCCCGCGCCGCCGCGCAGGGGCACGCCGACGAGGACATGGCCGCCGCCTACTTCGCCAGCTTCGAGGACCAGGCGTCGACATGA
- a CDS encoding MMPL family transporter — MATFLYKLGRLAFRRRHFVALLWVALLTLAGVGAASAPPAGSTSFSIPGTEAQKAFDLLEQRFPGMSADGATARVVFKAPGGEKMTDAGNKAAVEKTVKELKSGSEVVSVADPYAGHAVSRNGTIAYASVKYKVSGMELKGSSKDALKEAAQHARDAGLTVEVGGDALTTAPETGSSEVIGIGIAAVVLVITFGSLLAAGFPLLTALIGVGIGVSTITALASALDLGSTTSTLAMMIGLAVGIDYALFIVSRYRAELAEGREREEAAGRAVGTAGSAVVFAGLTVVIALVGLSVVNIPMLTKMGIAAAGTVAVAVLIALTMIPALLGYAGRRIKPAGQKSKLLGGGRTPKKPGRPNMGTRWASFVVRRPVAVLLLGVLGLGAAAVPAASLELGLPDDGSQPTSTTQRRAYDLLSEGFGPGFNGPLMVVVDAKDSAHPKKAFTEVGDEIKGLKDVVTVTPAVPNKAGDTATITVVPRSKPSSKTTEDLVHAIRDKGAGITEKTDSKVLVTGSTAMNIDVSQKLNDALLPYLALVVGLAFLLLIVVFRSVLVPLKAALGFLLSVLAALGAVVAVFQWGWLSGLMNVEQTGPVMSMMPIFMVGVVFGLAMDYEVFLVTRMREAFVHGEKPSQAVVTGFKHGARVVTAAAVIMIAVFSGFIGSSEAMVKMIGFGLAVAVLFDAFIVRMAIVPAVLALLGRRAWWLPKWLDRALPNVDVEGEGLRTQSPAGGKDADPDEERELVRA, encoded by the coding sequence GTGGCCACGTTCCTCTACAAACTCGGCCGGCTCGCCTTCCGGCGACGGCACTTCGTCGCCCTGCTGTGGGTCGCGCTGCTCACCCTGGCCGGGGTGGGCGCCGCCTCCGCGCCGCCCGCCGGCAGCACGTCCTTCTCCATCCCCGGTACCGAGGCCCAGAAGGCCTTCGACCTGCTGGAACAGCGCTTCCCAGGGATGAGCGCCGACGGCGCCACCGCGCGCGTGGTCTTCAAGGCGCCCGGCGGCGAGAAGATGACGGACGCCGGCAACAAGGCGGCCGTCGAGAAGACCGTCAAGGAGCTGAAGAGCGGCTCCGAGGTCGTCTCCGTCGCCGACCCCTACGCCGGGCACGCCGTCAGCCGGAACGGCACGATCGCCTACGCCTCGGTGAAGTACAAGGTCTCCGGCATGGAGCTGAAGGGCTCCTCGAAGGACGCCCTGAAGGAGGCCGCCCAGCACGCGCGCGACGCCGGGCTGACCGTCGAGGTCGGCGGTGACGCGCTCACCACGGCCCCGGAGACCGGCTCCAGCGAGGTCATCGGCATCGGGATCGCCGCCGTCGTCCTCGTCATCACCTTCGGTTCGCTGCTCGCGGCCGGATTCCCGCTGCTCACCGCCCTCATCGGCGTCGGCATCGGCGTCTCCACCATCACCGCGCTCGCCAGCGCCCTGGACCTCGGCTCCACGACCTCCACCCTGGCGATGATGATCGGCCTGGCCGTCGGCATCGACTACGCCCTCTTCATCGTCTCCCGCTACCGCGCCGAACTGGCCGAGGGCCGCGAGCGCGAGGAGGCGGCCGGACGGGCCGTCGGCACGGCGGGCTCGGCGGTGGTCTTCGCCGGCCTCACCGTCGTCATCGCCCTGGTCGGCCTCTCGGTCGTCAACATCCCGATGCTCACCAAGATGGGCATCGCCGCGGCGGGCACGGTCGCCGTCGCCGTCCTGATCGCGCTGACGATGATCCCGGCGTTGCTCGGCTACGCGGGCCGCAGGATCAAGCCGGCCGGCCAGAAGAGCAAGCTGCTGGGCGGCGGCCGTACGCCGAAGAAGCCCGGCCGCCCCAACATGGGCACCCGCTGGGCGAGCTTCGTCGTACGGCGCCCGGTCGCCGTCCTGTTGCTCGGGGTGCTCGGCCTCGGCGCGGCGGCGGTCCCGGCCGCGTCCCTGGAACTGGGGCTGCCCGACGACGGTTCCCAGCCCACCTCCACCACTCAGCGCCGCGCCTACGACCTGCTCTCCGAGGGCTTCGGGCCCGGCTTCAACGGCCCCCTGATGGTCGTGGTCGACGCCAAGGACAGCGCCCACCCCAAGAAGGCGTTCACCGAGGTCGGCGACGAGATCAAGGGCCTGAAGGACGTCGTCACGGTCACCCCGGCCGTGCCCAACAAGGCCGGCGACACCGCGACGATCACCGTCGTACCCAGGTCCAAGCCGTCCTCGAAGACGACCGAGGACCTGGTGCACGCCATCCGCGACAAGGGCGCGGGCATCACCGAGAAGACCGACTCCAAGGTGCTGGTCACCGGCTCCACGGCGATGAACATCGACGTCTCGCAGAAGCTGAACGACGCGCTGCTGCCCTACCTGGCGCTGGTGGTGGGCCTCGCGTTCCTGCTGCTGATCGTGGTCTTCCGCTCGGTCCTCGTCCCGCTGAAGGCGGCCCTCGGCTTCCTGCTCAGCGTGCTCGCGGCCCTCGGCGCGGTCGTGGCGGTCTTCCAGTGGGGCTGGCTGTCCGGCCTGATGAACGTCGAGCAGACCGGCCCGGTCATGTCGATGATGCCGATCTTCATGGTGGGTGTCGTCTTCGGCCTCGCGATGGACTACGAGGTGTTCCTCGTGACCCGGATGCGGGAGGCGTTCGTCCACGGCGAGAAGCCGAGCCAGGCCGTGGTGACCGGCTTCAAGCACGGGGCGCGGGTCGTGACCGCCGCGGCCGTCATCATGATCGCCGTCTTCTCCGGCTTCATCGGCTCCAGCGAGGCGATGGTCAAGATGATCGGCTTCGGCCTCGCGGTCGCCGTCCTCTTCGACGCGTTCATCGTCCGCATGGCCATCGTCCCGGCGGTGCTCGCCCTGCTCGGCAGGCGGGCCTGGTGGCTGCCGAAGTGGCTCGACCGCGCGCTGCCCAACGTCGACGTCGAGGGCGAGGGCCTGCGCACGCAGTCCCCGGCGGGCGGCAAGGACGCCGACCCCGACGAGGAGAGGGAGCTGGTACGGGCCTGA